A genomic window from Cloacibacillus evryensis DSM 19522 includes:
- a CDS encoding ferritin: protein MVIDAKMEKALNGQIRAELESAYLYLSMASWLDANDLPGCAHWMKKQAAEEQEHAMKIYGYVVSRGGRVVLEAIAAPRSEWKNATEIFQQTLEHEQKVTALIYGLVELAMEMKDYATRGLLSWFVEEQVEEEEHAMEILAKFRKLGEIPISLAMIDKELGERA from the coding sequence ATGGTTATCGATGCGAAAATGGAAAAGGCGTTAAACGGGCAGATACGTGCGGAGCTGGAGTCCGCCTATCTTTATCTCTCAATGGCCTCCTGGCTTGACGCCAACGATCTTCCGGGCTGCGCCCACTGGATGAAGAAGCAGGCGGCCGAAGAGCAGGAACACGCGATGAAGATATACGGGTATGTCGTCTCCCGCGGCGGCCGCGTCGTTCTCGAGGCCATCGCCGCCCCGCGCAGCGAGTGGAAGAACGCGACGGAGATATTCCAGCAGACCCTTGAGCACGAACAGAAGGTGACGGCCCTCATCTACGGACTCGTCGAACTGGCGATGGAGATGAAGGATTACGCGACACGCGGGCTGCTCTCCTGGTTCGTCGAAGAACAGGTCGAGGAAGAGGAGCACGCGATGGAGATCCTCGCGAAGTTCAGGAAGCTCGGCGAGATCCCCATTTCGCTGGCGATGATTGACAAGGAACTCGGCGAAAGAGCATAG
- a CDS encoding flavin reductase family protein translates to MGNIDMKALFSLTYGMYIVSTDLEGRLNGQIANTVMQITSEPVCVATCLNKANLTTDMVAKSGRFSVAILEQDVPMTFIGQFGFKSGRDIDKFENVKYSLAGAGTPLIEEWSVAAFDAKVVRTIEMPSHMLFIGEVEESVYFKEAPLLTYSDYHKIKKGKSPKTAPTFGFNTLK, encoded by the coding sequence ATGGGCAATATAGATATGAAGGCGCTTTTTTCACTGACCTACGGGATGTATATCGTCAGCACGGATCTTGAGGGCAGGCTCAACGGGCAGATCGCCAATACCGTGATGCAGATCACCTCGGAGCCGGTCTGCGTCGCCACCTGTCTCAACAAGGCCAACCTTACGACGGATATGGTCGCGAAGAGCGGACGCTTTTCCGTCGCGATCCTCGAACAGGATGTGCCGATGACCTTTATCGGCCAGTTCGGCTTCAAGTCCGGCCGCGATATCGACAAGTTTGAAAACGTCAAGTACAGCCTCGCCGGAGCCGGGACCCCGCTCATCGAAGAGTGGAGCGTCGCGGCCTTTGACGCGAAAGTCGTGAGGACGATAGAGATGCCGAGCCACATGCTGTTCATCGGGGAGGTCGAGGAGTCGGTCTATTTCAAAGAGGCCCCGCTGCTCACCTACAGCGACTACCACAAGATCAAAAAGGGTAAATCGCCGAAGACCGCGCCGACCTTTGGCTTCAACACCCTCAAATAG
- a CDS encoding TIGR02757 family protein, which yields MKPLEETPARIASREIFEKIYDDYNKRIYVSPDPLQFLYDYEDTADREVVGLIASGLAYGKVAQILKSVRKVLDALGPHPAEYLKNSCRRDHEEKLCGFVHRFTDCGEMCGFLAATGEVLRRCGSLEELFVTGYKGDMGAAMENFADTFNRCAGRENMFLLPRPSKGSACKRMALFLRWMVRRDDVDPGGWRGISPAELLIPLDTHMFNITTTLGLCRSRSANGRAAAEITENFREICPGDPVKYDFALTRYGIREEMTVEELFAKWHLDR from the coding sequence TTGAAACCGCTTGAGGAGACGCCGGCAAGGATCGCGAGCCGGGAGATTTTTGAAAAGATATACGACGATTACAACAAGCGGATCTATGTGTCACCCGACCCGCTTCAGTTTTTATACGATTATGAAGATACCGCCGATAGGGAGGTAGTCGGGCTCATAGCCTCGGGGCTCGCCTACGGCAAGGTGGCTCAGATATTGAAGAGCGTCAGAAAGGTGCTTGACGCGCTCGGACCTCACCCCGCCGAATACCTTAAAAACAGCTGCCGGCGCGATCACGAAGAGAAGCTCTGCGGTTTTGTCCATCGCTTCACCGACTGCGGCGAGATGTGCGGCTTCCTTGCGGCGACCGGCGAGGTGCTGCGGCGCTGCGGCAGCCTTGAAGAGCTCTTCGTAACCGGATATAAGGGGGATATGGGGGCGGCGATGGAAAACTTTGCCGACACCTTCAACCGCTGCGCGGGGCGCGAGAACATGTTCCTGCTGCCGCGTCCCTCCAAGGGCAGCGCCTGCAAGCGCATGGCGCTCTTCCTGCGCTGGATGGTGCGCCGCGACGACGTCGACCCCGGCGGCTGGCGCGGCATATCGCCGGCGGAGCTGCTGATCCCGCTCGACACCCACATGTTCAATATCACGACGACGCTCGGGCTCTGCCGTTCAAGGAGCGCGAACGGCAGGGCCGCGGCGGAGATCACAGAGAACTTCCGGGAGATATGCCCCGGCGACCCCGTGAAATACGATTTCGCGCTGACGAGATACGGCATCCGCGAGGAGATGACGGTGGAAGAGCTGTTCGCGAAGTGGCATCTCGACCGCTGA
- a CDS encoding AlbA family DNA-binding domain-containing protein: MLRSGYKKEVLAFVNTDGGVLSVGISRDGKVVGAEDPDDAMLRISSALRDSIRPDVMPFVQLRAAEREGTAVIEIAVQTGTARPYYLQDKGLRPSGVYVRRGSASIPLSDEGIREMIIQNSGKSYEDCRSMEQDLTFRAFESEMAERSVELGDSQMRPLHLIGEDGLYTNLARLLSDQCGHTIKTAIFQGTDKAVFRSRQEFSGSLLKQLRDVYQLVDINNKTKATFSGLNRTDFAVAEPQSCRGILSYEADRELWDRHWENHPPL, from the coding sequence GTGTTACGTTCCGGATATAAAAAAGAGGTATTGGCTTTTGTAAATACAGACGGCGGAGTATTGTCTGTCGGAATCAGCAGGGACGGCAAGGTCGTCGGCGCGGAGGACCCCGACGATGCAATGCTGCGTATATCTTCCGCGCTGAGAGATTCCATCAGGCCGGACGTGATGCCCTTCGTTCAGCTCAGGGCGGCCGAACGGGAGGGAACGGCTGTCATTGAGATTGCGGTTCAAACAGGTACGGCGAGGCCTTATTATTTACAGGATAAAGGACTGAGGCCATCCGGTGTATACGTTCGCCGGGGCAGCGCCTCTATACCCCTGAGCGACGAAGGTATTCGGGAGATGATCATACAGAACAGCGGAAAATCCTATGAGGACTGCCGCAGCATGGAACAGGATCTTACCTTTCGCGCCTTTGAGAGTGAGATGGCGGAAAGATCGGTCGAACTGGGAGATTCCCAGATGCGGCCCCTCCATCTCATAGGGGAGGACGGACTTTACACGAACCTGGCGAGGCTGCTCTCCGACCAGTGCGGCCATACGATCAAAACAGCTATTTTCCAGGGTACGGATAAGGCTGTCTTTCGCAGCAGGCAGGAGTTTTCCGGGTCGCTTCTCAAACAGCTGCGCGACGTCTATCAGCTGGTAGATATAAACAATAAAACAAAGGCGACCTTTTCCGGCCTGAACCGCACGGACTTCGCAGTCGCGGAACCCCAATCTTGCCGCGGTATTTTATCGTATGAGGCTGATCGAGAGCTATGGGACCGGCATTGGGAAAATCATCCGCCTCTATAG
- a CDS encoding methyltransferase domain-containing protein, whose product MPDIRESIKQAYTEAVSRGGEETLSISDMTKDNYDEETLRDLPVQTFGCGNPIEAALLKPGERVLDLGSGAGLDLLLAAKRVGTEGHVYGLDMTKAMLDKARKNIDRLGFRNITLLRGYIEDIPLHDGGVDVLISNCVINLSPDKDRVFGEAFRVLSSRGRFCVSDVVLMKRVPEKLKKSPAAWSG is encoded by the coding sequence TTGCCGGATATACGGGAATCGATCAAACAGGCATATACGGAGGCGGTATCGCGCGGCGGCGAAGAGACGCTTTCGATCAGCGATATGACAAAAGACAACTATGACGAAGAGACGCTGCGGGACCTGCCGGTACAGACATTCGGCTGCGGAAACCCCATCGAGGCGGCCCTGCTCAAGCCGGGCGAGCGCGTGCTCGATCTTGGAAGCGGCGCGGGGCTGGACCTGCTGCTGGCGGCCAAACGCGTCGGTACGGAGGGGCACGTCTACGGCCTCGACATGACGAAGGCGATGCTCGACAAGGCGAGAAAGAACATCGACCGGCTCGGATTCCGGAACATAACCCTGCTGCGCGGCTACATCGAAGATATACCGCTGCACGACGGCGGCGTCGACGTGCTGATCTCGAACTGCGTCATCAACCTCTCTCCGGACAAAGACAGGGTCTTTGGCGAGGCATTCCGCGTACTCTCAAGCCGCGGACGCTTCTGCGTCTCGGATGTCGTGCTGATGAAAAGGGTGCCTGAAAAGCTGAAAAAGAGCCCCGCCGCCTGGTCAGGGTGA
- a CDS encoding threonine ammonia-lyase gives MDKLPINPGITDVVKAYKFLKSRVRRTPTEYSYALSERAGAPVYLKLENQQLCGSFKLRGALYKMNSLSPEERALGVVTCSSGNHGQGVAMAARELGIKTWIFVPDTCPETKKEAIRRRGGDFTELVVADGDYDFTERAAHEYAESLGITYVSSFEDATVIAGQGTAGFEMFMDEPEIELLLVPAGGGGLMNGVAIAAKALNPNVEIWGVQTDTSNPWVVSWEGGSVKEVEYGETLADGLAGGIPQSLLSLAKLRVKGILEVTEKELAAAIAFMHREQHQVIEGAGAVGIAALLAGKAPVGGRRTGIVVSGGNIDEAKLLKVLAENR, from the coding sequence ATGGACAAGCTCCCGATAAACCCCGGCATAACCGACGTAGTAAAGGCCTATAAATTTCTCAAAAGCCGCGTGCGCCGCACGCCGACGGAATATTCGTACGCGCTGAGCGAAAGGGCCGGCGCGCCTGTCTATTTGAAGCTCGAAAATCAGCAGCTCTGCGGCTCGTTCAAGCTGCGCGGCGCGCTTTACAAGATGAATTCCCTCTCTCCTGAGGAGAGGGCGCTCGGCGTGGTGACCTGCTCGAGCGGCAATCATGGACAGGGCGTGGCGATGGCCGCCCGTGAACTGGGGATAAAGACCTGGATCTTCGTCCCCGACACCTGCCCGGAGACGAAAAAAGAGGCGATCCGCCGGCGCGGCGGGGACTTCACAGAGCTCGTGGTCGCCGACGGCGATTATGATTTCACGGAAAGGGCGGCGCACGAATACGCCGAGTCTCTCGGCATAACCTACGTCTCGTCGTTCGAGGACGCGACGGTCATCGCGGGGCAGGGAACGGCTGGCTTTGAGATGTTTATGGACGAACCGGAGATCGAGCTGCTGCTGGTTCCGGCCGGCGGCGGCGGCCTGATGAACGGCGTGGCCATCGCCGCGAAGGCGCTGAATCCGAACGTTGAGATATGGGGCGTGCAGACGGATACCTCGAACCCCTGGGTCGTCTCCTGGGAGGGCGGGAGCGTAAAAGAGGTCGAATACGGCGAAACGCTCGCGGACGGACTTGCCGGCGGCATTCCGCAGAGCCTCCTCTCGCTCGCGAAGCTGCGCGTAAAAGGGATACTGGAAGTCACCGAAAAAGAACTCGCCGCGGCCATAGCCTTCATGCACCGCGAACAGCACCAGGTGATCGAGGGGGCCGGCGCCGTGGGCATCGCGGCGCTGCTGGCCGGAAAGGCCCCCGTCGGGGGACGCAGGACCGGCATCGTCGTTTCTGGCGGAAACATCGACGAGGCAAAGCTCCTCAAAGTCCTTGCGGAAAACAGATAG
- a CDS encoding alanine/ornithine racemase family PLP-dependent enzyme translates to MPLEQKKTKYPLLRVKLDNIRKNAGSLVAECARHGVNLWGVSKGISAFPEVARAFASGGIKIIADSRLDNIRRMREAGVALEYALIRIPMRSELEELAELCDYTLISDIGTLEALAEICEKSGREVKCVVMFDMGDLREGFWFKEAERTAAGLAKFTGKMKIAGVGANFACASGVLPSARNLTELAACGAAVEAALGRPLAIYSGGGTGSFVMMRRGSLPGAFNNLRLGEALLLGRDTSFGMLLDGLSQDTMRIEAELVEVRTKPTLPVGEIGHDAFGSVPVFEDRGDRRRGILALGKQDVNISGLEPLDDGVRIITASSDHLLVDIEERPDLKVGDVLSFRPDYTAMLSSSTSPYVTKVFE, encoded by the coding sequence ATGCCGTTGGAACAGAAAAAGACAAAGTACCCGCTTTTGAGGGTGAAGCTGGACAATATTAGAAAAAACGCGGGCTCTCTCGTCGCGGAGTGCGCGCGGCACGGCGTGAACCTCTGGGGGGTCTCGAAGGGCATATCGGCCTTTCCCGAGGTCGCGCGCGCCTTTGCGTCCGGCGGGATAAAGATAATCGCGGACAGCCGCCTAGACAACATCCGCAGGATGCGCGAAGCCGGGGTGGCGCTTGAATACGCGCTGATCCGCATACCGATGCGTTCAGAGCTGGAGGAGCTCGCGGAGCTATGCGACTACACGCTCATTTCCGACATAGGGACGCTTGAGGCCCTTGCGGAGATTTGTGAGAAAAGCGGCCGTGAGGTGAAATGCGTCGTGATGTTCGACATGGGAGACCTGCGCGAGGGTTTTTGGTTCAAAGAGGCGGAGCGTACCGCGGCCGGGCTGGCTAAGTTTACCGGAAAAATGAAGATCGCCGGCGTCGGCGCCAACTTTGCCTGCGCGAGCGGCGTACTGCCATCCGCCCGGAACCTGACGGAGCTTGCCGCCTGCGGCGCGGCGGTGGAAGCCGCGCTCGGACGCCCGCTCGCGATATATTCCGGCGGAGGCACCGGTTCTTTTGTCATGATGAGGCGCGGCAGCCTCCCGGGAGCCTTCAACAACCTCAGGCTCGGCGAGGCGCTGCTGCTTGGCCGCGACACCTCCTTCGGCATGCTGCTCGACGGGCTGTCGCAGGATACGATGCGTATAGAGGCGGAGCTGGTCGAAGTCCGCACGAAGCCGACGCTTCCGGTCGGCGAGATCGGGCATGACGCCTTCGGCAGCGTGCCCGTATTTGAGGACAGGGGCGACCGCCGCCGCGGCATCCTCGCGTTGGGAAAGCAGGATGTGAACATCTCCGGGCTTGAGCCGCTGGACGATGGAGTGCGTATCATCACGGCCTCCAGCGATCACCTGCTTGTCGATATAGAGGAGCGCCCCGATCTCAAAGTGGGCGACGTCCTGTCTTTCCGGCCCGACTACACGGCGATGCTCTCGTCCTCGACATCGCCCTACGTGACTAAAGTTTTCGAATAA
- a CDS encoding sodium-dependent transporter, translating to MSTGSKRDGFSSTLAALMVALGSAVGLGNIWKFPYMTGTGGGGAFLVIYLFFVFCVAVPIMISEFVIGRRSRMNAVGAFRKLTGNPRTPWSGIGFLGAVSSYLIMFFYSCVAGWVYCYTFKAATGVFADITKEGAGAMFASTIGVGGADASFFSSTVLAPIFWQILVLVVVGTIISLGVARGIERAIKFMMPALFVLLIICVVRALTLPGAGDGLRFLFHVDFKQVTPGVILAAMGLAFFKLSLGMGTMITYGSYFTDDADLSVAPLKIAIADICISMLAGLAIFPTVFSFGVEPGAGPGLLFITIPLVFSQMPFGQVLLFAFFLLTAFAANGAMLSLVEVPTIWMSEEFNISRKKSALINCVIIGAVGILAAGSADGSGYFGGITIFGRGFFDLFDYLSSNVTMPVGGLCIAVFTGYVMKRGDLFDELSNHGMLRNECRAGFIRVLLRYVTPVLVMVIFLNALGIIKI from the coding sequence ATGTCCACAGGAAGCAAGAGAGACGGTTTCAGTTCCACGCTGGCGGCCCTGATGGTCGCCCTCGGCTCCGCCGTCGGCCTCGGCAACATCTGGAAGTTCCCGTACATGACCGGTACCGGCGGAGGCGGGGCCTTTCTCGTGATCTACCTTTTCTTCGTATTCTGCGTCGCGGTCCCGATCATGATCAGCGAATTCGTCATCGGCCGCCGTTCCCGCATGAACGCGGTGGGGGCTTTCCGCAAACTCACGGGAAATCCGCGCACGCCCTGGTCCGGCATCGGCTTCCTCGGCGCGGTCTCCTCTTACCTTATCATGTTCTTCTACAGTTGCGTCGCCGGCTGGGTCTACTGTTACACGTTTAAGGCGGCCACCGGAGTCTTTGCGGATATCACCAAAGAGGGCGCCGGCGCGATGTTCGCCTCGACGATCGGCGTCGGCGGCGCAGACGCCTCGTTTTTCTCCTCGACGGTGCTCGCGCCGATATTCTGGCAGATACTCGTCCTCGTCGTGGTTGGGACGATAATTTCTCTCGGCGTCGCGCGCGGCATAGAGCGGGCCATTAAATTTATGATGCCCGCCCTCTTTGTCCTGCTGATAATCTGCGTCGTTCGCGCCCTTACCTTGCCCGGAGCGGGAGACGGTCTCCGCTTCCTCTTCCATGTGGACTTCAAACAGGTCACCCCGGGAGTGATCCTCGCGGCGATGGGGCTGGCCTTCTTCAAACTTTCTCTCGGCATGGGCACGATGATCACCTACGGCTCATATTTTACCGATGACGCCGACCTTTCCGTCGCCCCGCTCAAGATCGCGATCGCCGACATCTGCATCTCGATGCTTGCGGGGCTCGCGATCTTTCCGACTGTCTTCTCCTTCGGCGTCGAGCCGGGGGCTGGACCGGGGCTGCTCTTCATCACCATCCCGCTCGTCTTCTCGCAGATGCCCTTCGGACAGGTGCTGCTCTTCGCCTTCTTCCTGCTGACGGCATTCGCGGCGAACGGCGCGATGCTCTCGCTCGTCGAAGTGCCGACTATCTGGATGTCCGAAGAGTTCAATATCTCGCGTAAAAAATCCGCGCTCATCAACTGTGTCATCATCGGCGCGGTAGGCATACTTGCCGCCGGTTCCGCCGACGGTTCGGGGTACTTTGGCGGCATCACCATCTTTGGCAGAGGCTTCTTCGACCTGTTCGACTACCTGTCCTCGAACGTCACGATGCCGGTGGGCGGCCTATGCATCGCGGTGTTCACCGGCTATGTGATGAAGCGCGGCGACCTCTTCGACGAGCTGAGCAACCACGGCATGCTCCGCAACGAGTGCAGGGCTGGCTTCATCCGCGTGCTGCTGCGCTACGTGACGCCGGTGCTCGTCATGGTCATCTTCCTTAACGCGCTGGGGATAATAAAGATTTAG
- a CDS encoding potassium channel family protein produces the protein MKPQRKKQFLFIYEVMLPVLALFSLFTLVALGAFYFHPEKQPFFIFVVDHIIWAVFAVDFCVRLCFAKSLRDFIAAHISEFVAIIPVFPFIMINYAFELLNWDDTSSLLIQLIFFIKFLAYLGRAYTTQSRFFKTNLLHYAGGVTMVSIVVAALLFSNFERISYGDAIWFSFVTVSTTGYGDIVPHTEAGRVVSVFLMVIGVACISSFTSILAGRIMNSSGPKQSNPHLIAVERQIRRFSLLSEDEVEELCLVLKSLKHHQKISGSDIREKIDAFNAVEDLDLRWRNLPFVKWVRTKFAGIMTDGLEVEASIARKKDDGAGAVPPDAPAAEDKKEAPAKPREPQK, from the coding sequence TTGAAACCGCAAAGGAAAAAGCAGTTTCTCTTCATCTATGAGGTGATGCTGCCGGTATTGGCGCTGTTTTCCCTCTTCACGCTCGTGGCGCTGGGCGCGTTTTATTTTCATCCCGAAAAACAGCCCTTTTTTATCTTCGTCGTCGATCATATCATTTGGGCCGTCTTCGCCGTTGATTTCTGCGTGCGCCTCTGCTTCGCCAAAAGCCTCAGGGATTTCATCGCCGCGCACATCTCCGAATTCGTCGCGATCATCCCCGTATTCCCCTTCATAATGATCAACTACGCCTTTGAACTGCTGAACTGGGACGACACCTCGTCGCTGCTCATACAGCTGATATTCTTCATAAAATTCCTCGCCTACCTCGGGCGCGCCTACACGACGCAGAGCCGTTTCTTCAAGACGAACCTGCTCCACTACGCGGGCGGCGTCACGATGGTCTCTATCGTCGTCGCGGCGCTGCTCTTCTCCAACTTTGAGCGGATCAGCTACGGAGACGCGATCTGGTTCTCCTTCGTGACCGTCAGCACCACAGGCTACGGCGACATCGTGCCGCACACCGAGGCTGGACGCGTCGTCTCCGTCTTTCTCATGGTCATCGGAGTCGCCTGTATCAGCTCCTTTACGAGTATCCTCGCGGGGCGCATCATGAACAGCTCCGGCCCAAAACAGAGCAATCCGCACCTGATCGCCGTCGAGCGGCAGATACGCCGCTTCTCTCTGCTCTCGGAAGATGAGGTGGAAGAGCTCTGTCTCGTTCTAAAAAGCCTCAAGCACCACCAGAAGATCAGCGGTTCCGACATCAGGGAGAAGATCGACGCCTTCAACGCCGTCGAGGATCTCGACCTGAGGTGGCGCAACCTTCCCTTCGTAAAATGGGTGCGCACGAAATTTGCCGGAATAATGACGGACGGGCTCGAGGTGGAGGCCAGTATCGCCCGGAAGAAAGACGACGGGGCGGGAGCCGTTCCCCCTGACGCGCCGGCGGCGGAAGACAAAAAAGAGGCCCCGGCAAAACCCCGGGAACCTCAGAAATAG